The Punica granatum isolate Tunisia-2019 chromosome 4, ASM765513v2, whole genome shotgun sequence sequence tatattttcgatATGGGACTTaactctcaacacccgccctcacgtggcaacgtgtggcTTTGACGCTTCACCTACACGTGCCACGTGaacttaaacacccgccctcaagaACTGACTACGAGCCGGGACTATACTTTTTTCTTACACCTCGGACGAAAGGAGGGGGGATAATTGATAATAAGGCCACACTTGGACCGGACTAAGATAAGGCGTACTTTGGCTACCTCGAAACTAGACTTGGCGTGATGTGAGCCCACATATGTGCGCAAAAGCGgaacccgctctgataccatattaaattttcattgggcttatacgggctcaggcccatatccacttaaaagctcaagctaatAAGTAGTGAtacccaagccatatattaatccatggatttttcttttctttttcgatgtgagatttatcccattttactcctcaacattaGCAACTGCTGCAAATTCGGTTAAATCCGTCATAAGCCTACCAATTTCCTGTGGAAATCAAATGACGACCAACTAAAGGCTAATATTCTGAAGATAATTGATCAAAGACCATCTTCAACTGCGAGTTATGTGATTTCTCATTAGCGGTGAGTTGAGATCAATGTTGAATAGCATCCATCTTCAAACTTGACTGTGACGCAATTCCAAGGGCAAAGGTAACTGAAACATCGACTATCGGTGCCAAATAAGTGCTCCAGTTACAATCTTTCTAAATTGCTCTGATAATAACTTGCTCCGAAGATAAACAGCCTGCCATCATAGAGGATTTCATTGAAATTACACTCTTGAGTACTATATGCCACTCCAACTCAAAGCAGAAAAATGTAGAGGCGTACTGGGGGAGTCCCTACGATGCCGAATTTGGAGCCCTTACTGTCCTGAGGGCCAAACCGTTCATGAGGCCTCGAGAATGATGTTGGATGGGAGAAGCTCATTCAGGATGATTTATTATACTTTATACCCCATCTAAACGGTCCCGAGGCCCCTTAGATGCTCCGGCCAGAGACTGTATTatggtgtgtttgattttagagttaaatagagtttaagttttgattttaatttggttgtaatgattgtgttgttgaattatgagaaaaaatgtacaaaaataattaataattgaaagaaaataataattgtgtttttaaattgtaaaaaaagtaaaagataattaaaaaaatttagtattaagaattgaattgaatagttaaaaaattgaaaaaaaagaagtaataatcgtattgttgatttttattgtatagcgagtagagttaaagttaaaaataaaattcttgattgcaaaaccaaacaaaaaatttaaaggttGTCTGTCAGAATTACTTGGAGAAATTAATGGGGGGAATTCTTGGGTTGAAAATTCAGCCACGGACCAAATACAAAATCACAAGAGTTTTGGGTTGTACAAAACTCAAAAGGCCCGTTTAGTTTGATGaaatgattttagaatcatgattttgattttaactctacccactacacaacaaaaacacacgtttcccaagtcagatttataatacaatctcatttgtcatttttcacaatcaaaatcaaaatcaaaatcaaaatcaaaattaaagttattttaactctgaaacctaACGCCCCAAAAAACTCTTGTACAACAAGAGTAAGTATCTTGCACTTGAAATTGTGAACGAAAATTTAGTTACAGAAACCATAGCATTGTCCGAAATTAATGAGGAGATTTATTCGATTCAATCTTGTAATGTCCCGAAATAAAGACAGTCAACTACAAAATACAATGTAATCGATtgaagttaaattttttaggGTGCAATTGACTATATGTACCTTAGCAATCAACTGTCTTCATTTGAGTCCTCAAGCGGAACAGGCTCGAACGGAATAAACTTTCAATTAATGAGGGATTGGATTGGCTGTGTGTTTTGGTGTGCACGAGGTGCATCTTTTGCTTGCCTTGCGAGCATTAGCAATCCCCACTTCCACTGACCTCGCAGCTCGTAGGTCTGATTCCTATCATCTATAATCAAAAGTCCAGTCCCTGGAAAAAAAGTAGAGAATGATTTAGGCcttgttttcaaaaaatttgattttaactttaactttaactttaactttaactcaacacactacacaacaaaaatatacgtttcccaagtcaaatttataactacatctcatttgtccttttccacaatcaaaatcaaaatcaaaatcaaagtaactttaactctgaatccaaacggtcCGTTACATTTTCTCCCCattataaatggaaaaaaaattataataaaaggaaaaagggattcctggaaaagaaaaggtcatCTAAAATGGCTTAAAAGCTTCCAGATGATGTAACAAGACCTCAACTTTTCAGAGGCTCTCCATTTTGGCCATTTCACTTTCCTACCTTACCTTTTTGGAGGTTTGCTGTCTATCTCcctataaaaaagaaaaagaaaaaagaagttgtatttaattggaaaaaaatatagttttagtcttttatttatgaatacttttctatttttacttttttattttattttttaaaattctattttcatcctttATCTTCATacacatttttattttagtcctTCAGTTTACTTGCACTGTTAAGTTACTCTGAGTTGGAATCACATCAGCtgcgctcatttcacatcaacattaaaaaaaggggggaaaaggTCAATAAACCgtaaaggaaaattaatttgcTTGCCTTTGATTTTCGTGTTACATAATGGTCTAATTgaacttaattttttacaatgattataaatattaacaaatatattaatatatgagaatgtatatacatatttatatatagagaaaGTAAATgagatatttattattaagaaattaatatatttatgtgaAAATAGATGTGCaagttattattaaaaattaattataaaaaaggttaataacaaaaaaacacaaagtttttatgttttaacaattttagtacgaattttttttcttgacctAAAAATGCGTgaactttcgatttgataacaattatAGTACGAAGTTaacttttctaataatttgcATGGAAATTACTGACATGTAAGTCGAGTGGGATCCACCCTATGttctttataataaaattatttcagaaaataataaaagaaattttaaaaagtaaaaaaaaaaagccaaaagCCAAAAGCCAAAATCGGGGAGGAGGGTTGGTGGTTGGCAGTGGGGGCCTCATCGCTAGCCACCACCTCCCCGATTGGGATCGTTAGCACCATAGAGGGCGCCACTTGACCTATACATTAGCAATTTTCGTCcaaattaatggaaaaattATTGCCGTACTAGAATTATTATCATAATGAAAGTTTGTACATTTttagattaagaaaaaaagatcgtgttagaattattaaaatgtgatgtttgtgttttttttgttattaacactgataaaaataattaaaaaaaatatgtgagataatttattattaaattagaaaaaaaataaaaatttaatgattgtattattgaatcaagaaaaaaataaaattgaataagATTTTGATTCAAAAACCAAATCTTAGTTGCTgcctatcctttttttttttcattagccaAATTTACTTTGTCCACACCAAGGAAGAAGCCAattcttttctatttataatttattgattttctttttttcttttttaatgttgATGATGTGGAATGGGTATTATATATGGCAACTGATGTGGCTCCAACTCAACATAATTTAATGTTATTAGTAACAGAAGGATTAAAACAGAAAAGTGTATGAAGGTAAAAAAtgacgaaaatagaaaattactCCTAGAGAACCAAAATCAtagtctctttttttttctgtttatttTCAAATGCTCTAAGTAAAGTTGGAAGAATTCCAGGGATCCACCAACTCTCTGCCATTCAAATGATCTCCAAAGATAATCAAGAGCAGAAAATATGTTCTTTCACTGGGAGTTAATACGGGCGAATCGATGATAAAGTTTAGGGAGCTAGGAAACTCCAATAAAAAGTTTCTCAATGGGGATACAGACGAGGAATAGATCCAAGATGAATGGGAACAGCGTAAGCATGCAAATTGCAAAAGAAGGCAGTCATGTCACTGTGCTTCTTCTGCTTCctccattatttatttattcaactTAAATTAAAAAGCAGTTCAGTAGAAAAGGCCAAGCCCTCTTTAGCATTGAGTACAGATATTGCAGTTCTTTCTTCTTGGAGGGCTCTATTATATATGCCATAATGTTCTATTAAAGAGCATGCTATCTGTTCCGAAAACTGCATGAATATACTTCTGGCTGTCATTCCATACGGCGCGCGTTCCTCGTTCAAGACCGATTCCAGACCAGAGACTAGAGAGTCTCCACTCCGCTCCACCAAGTCTGGATTGGCCTTGACGCCGACCCGCAATGACCTCAGATGACCAAATACTCATCATTTGCTTCGACATcataaacaaaaagaaattagtATGGTAGTTTGCTCTCGTCTCTGTGTTCCAATTTATTTTGCCTTTCTTATCCTCCTCTGAGCAAATGGTTATAAtttacaacaaaaaaaaagggaggagGAATATAATGTGAATCCAAATTAAAGTAAATGGGTGTTCTAAATTACCTTTTcttccaaaaacaaaaagtccTTACTAGTGTAGGTCGATTTCTTTGTCCGATATGATCGGATCCCTTCAGTCTAAGTCCGAACCCGTTTCCTCCTCGAGCCGGTCCAAATATATAATCCGGGTGTAACATGTTCACTAATCTATATTATTTATCTTTGTTCTAAACTCCCCATACGCTGCCGGTCGGTATCATTCCTTTCATGGCCTCATCGTTATCCCCACATACATGCATTGTACAGGATGTTTTATCTGATATAAGAAAAGACACCATTAATCCATGCAATTATATAATACAGTCCCCGTGCTGCCGTGCATGAATCGAAATATATACGCACACACAGAATGAtgtatatgcatgtgtcaaaatatataatattgtgCCGACGTGAATTGGTTCAAGCGATTCGACGCTTGCTCtgtttaagtaaaatttcgTGTTCGAGTCATTGTGAATACATGAATTACAcgttaagaaaattttactttttaatgaACCGACTCGATTCAactgaattaattaaaattcaattgaaattttcGAATAGCGTATCCACGCACTGAAAATATATAAGTGTGTGTTTTTTTCAGAAAACGACAAGCAAATGTCAAGTCAAACCCCTCTATATAAACCCCACCACTTGGCTCATCCCTTAAAGCAACAAGAACGGCCCCACACTCCCCCTGACCTTTTCTTCCTCCATCCGCTGTATCTCTCTTCCCGCCCACTCCAATGGAAGCTCTGAGCTTTTTCAAGTTCTGGAAGCCCACCGTCTCCATCATCTCCCCCGCCATAGAAACCTGTCCACCTCTCGATCTCGATAACGACGACGATGACTCCTTCTTCGAGCTCGAGCTCTTCCTACCCGACCTTAACACCAAGAATATATATCCCACCGATAAGGAGAAGAAGCAGAGCTCCAGCGAGCCGGGCGTCGCTCCCTCCCCAGGCAATCTCTTCTCGAGGCGGAAGGTCATCCCGATCGAGCCCCAGCCCAGTTCCCGACCTCAGTCCCCGATATCGCTCTTCAAATCCTCTCCGAGGTTCCGGGTCTTCATGTTCAGGAAATCCAAGGCCATGCCCAACCCAAAAACAGGGGAAACAGAGGAGCCCGTGTGCTTGGGCAGAGCAAAGAGCAGCCTGGCCGGGGCCGGCGAGGTTCACTGCAACCCTGACGGCTCCCTGCTGGAATACTGCTCCGTCTCGAAGAGGTTCTCGAAGGACGGAATGCAGAGGTACCTGAAGCTCGCGAAGCCCTTCTCCGGGAAGGGCTCCGAGAGGGACGCCGCCGAGGAGCTCAGGTTTTTCTCTAGGAACCTGCCGAGGGCGTCTCCGTCGCAGTCTCCGGTGATGGCGAGGAAGCACGCCGGGAAGAGCAAGATGATGGCGGTGAACGGAGGGGTGTCTCCGGCGAGGAACGACGACTCCTGGGCTCAGCAACATGATGGGATACAGGGGGCGATCCTCCACTGCAAGAAGTCATTCCACTCTTCACCAAGAGATTGCTCTCTGACTCTGAGTCAGCTATCAAGATCTGCCATGGATCCTCTGCAGAGGAGGGAGCATTCGGTTCCGGCAACCGCCTGATTCCGGTGACGGAGCTCTCATTCTAGCTGGGTGCAACGATCAAGCTTGAAGATGACGACTTAAGCCTGTCGGGCTTCTTTTGCCTTGcatctcctcttttttttttttttttgttccttcGATGTTATTATCCATGTTTTTGTGTAGGTAAGAAAGCTACCACTGTGGAAGTGAGTAGTAGAGTTTAGGTTTAGGGCAACTCCCCGACTCCATAGCTGCCACCTGAAGCAGAAGAAGTCATGGGTTATTATGAAATGTACTGAGAGAAACGACAGAAATCCGGTTGTCTTGTTCTGTCCTGTAGATATGATGGGTTCTCTTTGCATGTCCACTTCCTCGTCTTACCGATTAATTACTGTCTGAATCCGCTCAATTACTAGATTTTGCCGTTTGACCAAATTCATCTGAAAAATCCAATGAATGATTTGAAGGGAAGGATTTGACTTATATTTGCAGCTTTTTGGTCAGCAGAACAGAGCTCTGCCATGGAAAAGTAATCATTTTgggaaaatattttgtttttcttttacaaattttcatGATAATGACATAAAATATTGTCCTACAACATACAGTATGAGTCCATGATGATGACTTATAAACGTGTACTTATGGTTTGCTGGAAAATGGATGGAATCCACAATTGTTTAGATGGGCATTGATGTGTGAATACTACTTGGAGACCAACTGATATTCGAACTTCTATTCTATATGGACCGGGCTTACCGATGTATCTTACCTGATGCGCGAGGCTAGGTAGCTAGGGATGATTTTCTGGACCACCAACATGCTATAAGCATAATACCCGGCCCCAGCCTTGGAGAATTATTGAGTCAGTTGTGTGCAAGGCTCTCTCGCGATGGAAAGAGAAGCTAACATATATGAGCTCATTATCGGTCATGCGATTGAATAATTTGGATGATTTTGACAGCTCATTCATGTGTTCTGGTTGAACTAATGTTCAAGGAATAAGCGCAGGGAGATAACTCAAAGCTGCCGCATAATCGATCGAGTATGATCTTCTAGCTAGTTGAATGAAATTACGTTATTGTTCGAGGCAATGtcatggaaaaagaaaatccccTCATTGGCTAAGGTATTACCTCATCTAATGTAAAAAAGTGTTGTTATATCAacataataaatgaataatcaatctaaaaattcttttaattcaaGATTTCGTTCACAATGGATAAATTGTAGTTTACGCAATTTAggtgaaattttaaattagaagAACTTTTATGCACGCCATTTAGgatgatttatatttttataccTCAAATCATAATTGGTGATACAAACTCTTTCGCATAAAAGGGTAATCTTTTGTTACTATAGAAGCACAAATAATGTTACATTATTCAAGAAGCATAGTCCATTGATTTGCCTCCGAACTCGCCGGACCATTTTCAGCCTGAAGACTGTTCTGCGACAAGACGGAAGCTCGGTTCATTGCACAGCTTATCAAGAGCACAAGGCCGACAGGAATCACCATTGTCAAAGTCAAGAAACACGTCCTCAGGGCTATACGATGTACCAAAGCAACACTTAGAGATAGCCTAATCTTCAAGCCTTCATCCCGAGAAGGGCAAGATCTTACTCTGTCTCCTGCAATTCCCATCCCTCGTCTCGTATTCTTCTCCCACATTAACTACTTATAGCTGCCTTAAGTTGGCATTCTTATCGGGCCCTGCGAAGGATGCCGGGAATATGACAATTATTGTAAGGGATATGTAGGGTTATAAATGTAAGGGCAGATAGATTCATTGGATttggattatatatatatatatgtgtgtgtgtgtgtgtgtgatgtatgtatgtatatgtttgTGCTTATATATTAGTGCTAATGTCCTTTTGTTCTCCTGACGAGGAGGAATGGGAAAAGTGTCTCCCTGAAATCATTAGTCACACAGGTTCGCTGAATGGTCCATTGAAGAAGCAAGAATTGTTGGGTCGCCATTGAAATAATATGAAGAATTCCTTCAAACTTCACTTTCAATAAGAGGAAGGGATCTAAATTAAGATGGGTTGAATTCGATTCTCGTCAGTAGATTTATGTGTTCATTTATTTTGTgttattttctattattatattattgactATACTTAATAAGAGTTGGGGACGTCATGCATTGACTTCTAATCTAGTCGTTGCAGTTATAGTGTCACTGTCAGGGTCAACCGAGACGTGGTGCGGATACCCCATTGTGTTCATGGTATGGTACGCGGATGTCTAATGGAGTGACGGATTCACTCATTCGGTCTAAAAAGACAtggtctttcttttttgtggtGAACTACGGGGCCTAGCCCAATTGCATTAATAAAAGAGTTCAGAGAATACAAAGACGACACATTGTGGCTCTTATAATATCACTAAACTCAAATGATCAAGTCCAAAAGGACAGTTACCAAGGATTCCAAGAGGAACTGTTAAAGCACGGTTTGCTAGCCAATTGGCACACGTGTTACGTTCACAAATCACGATAGGCATTGATAACGAATTTCGATTGAGTAAGGATAGAAAATCGCTCACAATAGCCGCATTACGAGCCACCTGCTCTCTATGTGAACGTAGGAGACGTGTAATTAATTTAGAATCAGCCTTGAGCACCAGCTTCCTCGCCTCGAGCTCCTAAGCTATTTtgagtcctttttttttttggttataaagAATACCCGTGAGATACAATGAATtagaaatcctaataactaataaattggTACATATAATCTCACCAAATATCGAACCTGCAACCTTTTGATTATTAAGCGAAGGTATACACTATTGCGCCATATCCTATTCGAGTCCATTTTTTACGGTCCATAATTCTGCAAAGACCTGGTCTTTCATAAAACAGAATCTCTCTAATGATTTGGGTCTTAAATTTGTCCTTAAAAGCTCGTCAAGTCAAGGCCCATGTGGTAAACGAACATGCAATATCTTTGCCCATTGTTCTGCAAAAATGCTGGGCAGATTGGGCTTTTTATGCATAAGGCAACCATGGAAATGGggcttttttttcccttctttttttaatgtaacTGGAAATGggataaaataaaagattgcCCAGACCactatttaccgcttttcccgTTCCTTCTTATCAAATTTTGCCATTCCGTCAtgggaataattaattaataaataacttCCAAAGATATGCATATTTATGCTACCCAGAGACATTTGATACACTTCCCTTAGGCATAAGGTATAAAAATTCATCAATGAAGTTCTCTAATTAATTTGTCGATTAACCATGATTGAGCACGTACACACATGCAAACTAATCGTATTGAGCACGTTGTCCTAGTCCAATACAAAAGAAAGACGAAAACCATAAATAGAAACAAGTCGGCTGCGCTTATGCTTGCGAAGTTGCTTTGGCACATGCATGGGACCTTAAGCGTATATCATTctgtctttctttctttctttgtctTTTGAAGGGCTAAAACTTATGCTGAAGTTAAGCATTCTCTTTCTCCACTAAAAGCTAGCTAGGAaagcattttcttttcctttatgTGTAGATATGCTGTCCCAGCAAGTGGATAGATTAGACAAACCTTTGAATGATGATTCTTGCAACGTTCTGAATCTTGTTTAAAAGCATATATAGTATCGTCGGTCGATGCCGTGTCTAGTTTGAATCATTTAGCCATACATGTACTTGAATAATTGGTGGGACACGACAAGTTATAAGGATAATTAATATGAATCTGCGGAAGTGTAGATAATTATTGATTGGAGCATCATTTATAGCCAAATGGAtctgtacatatatattattcttttccttctttcaaTGAAGTCTTTGGTCTCGCTCTCTAGGAAAGAAGTTGGTgattatacatacacacatcataaaaaaaaggagaagttAGTGATTAAACTTCACAAGCAAGGAACCATACTTTATTCACCCAAAGAAAGAACCATACTTTActttgttctttcttttatttttattttttttcggtaaaaAAATTGTGGGTGATATTGATGCTCTCACAATTTCAGAAGAtggaatattaaatattattccTTCTCATAATAAGTGTATTTATCTTGTTCTCTTCCTTACGGGAATTGAAACTACTTACCACTCAACTAACATTTTATtgattgttttttcttttcattttttattttggttatgatttttttctttactttttttttcggtgatagTGGAGGGCGAAAGCCCTTACAGGAAAAAAAGTACGCTACATAAAAACGGGGTAAGGAAGTCCCTGCAAGATATAACATCGGAAAGAAACCAACGGATCGTTCATGGAAAGGAAAGTGCAGAATGtaggatttttttaaaaaataaaagtttccTATTATAACAGAgccatgcataaaacatcggAATTCGGATTATAGCAAGAGTCATTAAATCAGCAAATATCACATGAGATTATTGGAGAAGGTTAGTACAAGGAGTATGGCGctaaaaatatgaattaacTGCATAATACTTCGGAgctaattttgattttgttgGTTGGCATCTATACCAATTACCATACGTGCTAAATTAAATTCACGGACTAACCTTGTCATAGGTTACAATTTTGATGAGAATACTCCacattataatttctataacaTATATAAGAAGGTCGATTacaagggggaaaaaaaatcaacaaacatTTGTAGGAGTTCATGCGCAGTAGATGCTTTCGTTTCCCAGAAAATTTCCAATTTGTTTATACCAAATGATCCTTTGCAGCTAAGGTCGACCAACataaaacaacaaaaagaacatatgcaaatttcaaatttcacaCACTTTGCAAAATTCAACAgccagaaaaggggaaaaaataacaataataacaataataaataataataataacaacaactaACACAAATAAGAATGAATTAAGGAAAGCCAAATTGATCTTGTAAAAATTCTTAGTGGCACGTCAAGT is a genomic window containing:
- the LOC116203231 gene encoding probable membrane-associated kinase regulator 5; its protein translation is MEALSFFKFWKPTVSIISPAIETCPPLDLDNDDDDSFFELELFLPDLNTKNIYPTDKEKKQSSSEPGVAPSPGNLFSRRKVIPIEPQPSSRPQSPISLFKSSPRFRVFMFRKSKAMPNPKTGETEEPVCLGRAKSSLAGAGEVHCNPDGSLLEYCSVSKRFSKDGMQRYLKLAKPFSGKGSERDAAEELRFFSRNLPRASPSQSPVMARKHAGKSKMMAVNGGVSPARNDDSWAQQHDGIQGAILHCKKSFHSSPRDCSLTLSQLSRSAMDPLQRREHSVPATA